From Halotia branconii CENA392, the proteins below share one genomic window:
- a CDS encoding DUF4174 domain-containing protein — protein MLIRSSILALLLISATSSSNFTQFSDRVSGKIKTSTTAFFNAPKTKPTDDLVVNLADNNMAFNLNSYQWKNRLLLVFAPSKTSDLYWQQMQLFQEQKAGFSERDLVLVEMFTEGAGRAGDKTLDQADVAQMQKQFNIAPQEFRTILIGKDGTSKRSDSQPVKSEVIFQEIDAMPMRQQEMRDSQ, from the coding sequence ATGCTGATTCGTAGTTCAATTCTGGCACTGCTACTAATTTCTGCTACAAGCAGCTCAAATTTTACTCAATTTTCAGATCGGGTTTCAGGTAAAATAAAAACCTCTACCACTGCATTTTTCAATGCTCCAAAAACTAAACCTACTGATGATTTAGTGGTCAACTTAGCAGACAACAATATGGCTTTTAATCTCAATTCTTATCAATGGAAAAACCGCCTCTTGCTGGTGTTTGCCCCTTCAAAAACTAGTGACTTGTACTGGCAGCAAATGCAACTATTTCAAGAGCAAAAAGCTGGTTTTTCAGAGCGAGATTTAGTTTTAGTTGAAATGTTTACAGAAGGTGCAGGCCGTGCAGGAGACAAAACACTTGATCAGGCAGATGTTGCTCAAATGCAAAAACAGTTCAACATTGCTCCCCAAGAGTTCCGGACAATTCTTATAGGTAAAGATGGTACATCGAAACGAAGTGATAGTCAACCTGTCAAGTCAGAGGTGATCTTTCAAGAAATTGATGCGATGCCAATGCGTCAACAAGAAATGCGCGATAGCCAATAG
- a CDS encoding AI-2E family transporter, with translation MNLSLSQLLKWLIFTLLFPLIFLNGWLAFRFFAYFKPIVTIFVLATLLAFILNYPVKVLRHRGIKRGYAVGLVFISALMILVALGIILLPIVLEQLNEITKILPQWINSSNQKIKILDDWAISHGVKVNFSHIINQITERLPDELQNWADNLVGIIIEAIDSLSDALITIVFTFYLLLDGPRLWEGIFKKLPWSFAQHVSQSIQENFQNYLIGQVTLASLMGFSLTLVFLLFQIQFALIFGLGIGLCSLIPFGDIVSITIITLIIASHNFWLALKIVVIAVIIDQLIDQAIAPRLLGNLTGLRPIWVLTALLVGTYLGGLLGLVIAVPIAGFIKDIADGLDNFSPSGFSSKTVESKEAPEMLTKESTS, from the coding sequence ATAAATTTATCTCTGAGTCAATTACTTAAATGGTTAATTTTTACGTTGCTATTTCCTCTAATCTTTCTCAATGGTTGGCTAGCATTTCGTTTTTTTGCATATTTTAAACCCATAGTGACAATCTTTGTATTAGCAACTTTGCTAGCATTCATTTTAAATTACCCTGTTAAAGTTCTTCGACACCGGGGAATTAAACGGGGCTATGCAGTAGGATTAGTTTTTATCTCAGCTTTAATGATTTTAGTTGCTTTGGGTATCATATTACTGCCCATTGTGTTAGAGCAACTTAACGAAATCACTAAAATACTTCCTCAGTGGATTAATTCTAGTAATCAAAAAATCAAGATTTTGGATGATTGGGCTATTAGCCACGGAGTAAAAGTTAATTTTAGCCATATCATCAATCAAATTACAGAGCGACTACCTGATGAATTGCAAAATTGGGCTGATAATCTTGTTGGCATTATTATAGAAGCTATTGATAGTTTATCTGATGCATTAATCACAATAGTTTTTACTTTTTATCTCTTATTAGATGGCCCTAGGCTTTGGGAAGGGATATTTAAAAAGTTACCTTGGAGTTTTGCCCAACACGTCAGCCAATCTATTCAAGAAAACTTTCAAAATTACTTGATTGGTCAGGTAACTTTAGCTTCATTAATGGGATTTTCATTAACACTTGTTTTCTTACTTTTTCAGATTCAGTTTGCTTTAATATTTGGTTTAGGAATTGGGCTTTGTAGTTTAATTCCCTTCGGTGATATTGTTAGTATTACTATAATAACTTTAATAATAGCTTCACATAATTTCTGGTTAGCACTAAAGATTGTAGTAATAGCTGTCATTATAGATCAATTAATTGACCAAGCGATCGCACCTCGTCTTTTAGGAAATTTAACAGGACTTAGGCCTATATGGGTATTGACTGCCTTACTAGTAGGAACTTATCTCGGCGGATTATTGGGATTAGTAATTGCAGTGCCTATAGCTGGTTTTATTAAAGATATCGCCGATGGTTTAGATAATTTTTCTCCATCTGGTTTTTCTAGTAAAACTGTTGAGAGTAAAGAAGCACCAGAGATGTTAACGAAAGAATCAACATCTTAA
- a CDS encoding cytochrome b/b6 domain-containing protein: MTPTASSKPRKLPTQAIGAKIFHFVNIVSLFFMLTSGLQIYNANPVFGGRAGLHIPPIFTLGGWLAGGRHWHFAAMWIFSLNLLWYGIYVFITQRWRHRFVGANDIKALQKSQNSQRLIYAWHRIVYTAIIPILLLALLTGIGMYKPAQFSWIVDMFGSWQALRIVHFASVPMVILFVIVHSLLGRKAGGEQLTESMFW, translated from the coding sequence ATGACTCCAACCGCCTCCTCAAAACCTCGAAAGTTACCAACTCAAGCAATAGGAGCAAAAATTTTTCATTTTGTTAATATTGTGAGCTTGTTTTTTATGCTCACTAGCGGGCTACAAATTTATAATGCCAACCCTGTGTTTGGTGGACGTGCAGGTTTACACATTCCTCCCATATTTACATTAGGAGGTTGGTTGGCAGGAGGCAGACACTGGCATTTTGCAGCCATGTGGATATTTTCTTTAAATCTTTTATGGTATGGAATTTATGTTTTCATAACTCAACGTTGGCGACATCGCTTTGTAGGTGCGAATGACATCAAGGCATTACAAAAAAGTCAAAATTCCCAACGCCTAATTTATGCTTGGCATCGTATCGTCTATACTGCTATTATTCCTATCTTGCTCTTAGCGTTACTGACAGGTATAGGCATGTACAAACCTGCTCAATTTTCCTGGATTGTGGATATGTTTGGTAGTTGGCAAGCCCTGCGAATTGTACATTTCGCTTCAGTACCAATGGTTATTTTATTTGTGATTGTTCACTCTTTGTTAGGACGTAAAGCCGGAGGTGAGCAACTTACAGAGTCAATGTTTTGGTAA
- a CDS encoding Uma2 family endonuclease — protein sequence MKWEEVCEYKQLQDLPFKIELNKWGQIVMSPVKIKHSFYQGRIQRLLESLLHTGEVMPECAINTSEGVKVADVVWCSEERFAQIEDEVSASIAPEICIEVKSSGNTLDEIEFKKNLYLAVQALEVWLCNEQGKMTFYNEQGELEQSLLVPNFPKQIKR from the coding sequence ATGAAATGGGAAGAAGTTTGTGAATATAAACAATTACAAGATTTGCCCTTCAAAATTGAATTAAATAAATGGGGTCAAATTGTAATGAGTCCCGTAAAAATTAAACATTCTTTTTATCAAGGAAGAATCCAACGTTTATTAGAATCTTTATTGCATACAGGGGAAGTGATGCCTGAATGCGCTATCAATACATCAGAGGGGGTGAAAGTTGCTGATGTTGTCTGGTGTTCTGAGGAACGGTTTGCTCAAATCGAAGATGAAGTATCAGCCTCCATTGCGCCGGAAATATGTATAGAAGTTAAATCCAGTGGTAACACTTTGGATGAAATAGAGTTTAAAAAAAATTTATATTTAGCAGTTCAAGCTTTGGAAGTATGGTTATGTAACGAACAAGGTAAAATGACATTTTATAATGAACAAGGTGAATTAGAACAATCTTTGTTAGTGCCTAACTTCCCTAAGCAAATTAAGCGGTAA
- a CDS encoding M16 family metallopeptidase, which translates to MLIGLVLSLLLSVVPFSGDLLNAATPTPTAVAPVSGLSLTKGVQKTVLDNGLTVLTKEIHTAPVVSVQVWYKVGSRNEIKGENGISHQLEHLMFKGTTDRPVQFGRLFSALGSQFNAFTSYDQTAYFGTVQQDKLTALLTLEADRMENALINPEQLASEKRVVISELQGYENSPSYRLSRAVMRAAFPNRAYGLPVGGTKADVEQFTVEQVRNYYQTYYSPENATLIITGDFATEPVLKVVKDIYGKLPKRPKTAATRNTTPVSTSTAETKKTPIVLKQPGSAALLQAVYPLPDIKHPDVPAIDVMDAILTGGRSSRLYQALVESGLASSVEGGAAELIEPGWYEINATAAPGQELAKISQVLQQALTKLQQQPVSPEELNRAKTQLQASFILGNQDITSQASQLGYNQTVTGDYRFIEQYLAAIAKVTPEQVQRVAKIYLDPAKQTIGFFEPTQPDGQPGTSSAGSGRTVENFSPGKPVDPAELAKYLPSTTSTTDSTKQPLPEQFTLANGLQVLLLPDHSVPTINLSGQVDAGSEFDGNQKAGLASLTATNLINGTQTKNALELAKTLEDQGSSLDFSASREGVNVSGNSLSANLPTLVQTLADVLQNATFPKEQLELSRQRALTSLQVQLDDPSGLGRKVFQQAIYPENHPFHSFPTVESLKSITRDDLLGFYKQHYRPDTTTIALVGDFNPILVKILLSNSFSNWQATGKPPVLNLPKVPLPETSTRVNREIPGKAEAVTYIGYNGISRTDPRFYAALVLNQILGGDTLSSRLGTEIRDRLGLTYGIYSGFAAGINPGPFLIQMQTAPGDAQKAIVSTIALLKQLREQGVTEAELNTAKRSITSSYPVELASPSDVSSIILSNAVFGLPRTEIRKFPERIQAVTMAQVQQAIKELIQPDNLVIVTAGSENTTPKPGS; encoded by the coding sequence ATGCTTATAGGACTTGTTCTCAGCCTTTTGTTGAGTGTTGTGCCGTTTTCAGGCGATTTGCTCAATGCAGCCACACCAACACCAACAGCAGTTGCACCTGTGTCTGGTCTTTCACTCACTAAAGGAGTACAAAAAACTGTATTGGACAACGGTTTAACTGTGTTAACTAAAGAAATTCATACTGCGCCAGTAGTCAGTGTGCAGGTTTGGTATAAAGTTGGCTCACGCAACGAAATTAAAGGTGAAAATGGCATTTCCCACCAGCTAGAACATTTGATGTTCAAAGGCACAACTGACCGCCCAGTGCAGTTTGGGCGACTTTTCAGTGCTTTAGGTAGTCAGTTCAATGCTTTTACCAGCTATGACCAAACAGCTTACTTCGGTACAGTACAGCAAGACAAACTGACAGCATTGTTGACTTTAGAAGCTGATCGCATGGAAAATGCTTTAATTAACCCTGAGCAACTAGCGAGTGAAAAGCGGGTAGTAATTTCCGAGTTACAAGGGTATGAAAATTCACCAAGCTATCGTTTGAGTCGCGCGGTGATGCGAGCTGCTTTCCCCAACCGAGCTTACGGTTTACCTGTGGGAGGAACCAAAGCAGACGTTGAACAGTTCACTGTAGAACAAGTACGGAATTATTACCAAACTTACTACAGTCCAGAAAATGCCACTCTGATAATTACAGGAGATTTTGCCACAGAACCTGTATTAAAAGTTGTCAAAGACATTTATGGGAAACTGCCAAAACGCCCGAAGACAGCTGCGACTAGAAATACTACTCCCGTCTCTACTTCTACTGCTGAAACTAAAAAAACTCCTATTGTCCTCAAACAACCTGGAAGTGCAGCCTTACTGCAAGCTGTATATCCCTTACCAGATATTAAGCATCCCGATGTGCCAGCAATTGATGTCATGGATGCGATCTTGACAGGTGGACGCAGTTCTAGACTATATCAGGCTTTGGTAGAATCAGGACTCGCTAGTTCAGTTGAGGGCGGTGCAGCCGAACTAATTGAACCGGGTTGGTATGAAATTAATGCCACAGCAGCTCCAGGTCAAGAATTAGCCAAAATTTCTCAAGTACTCCAGCAAGCTTTGACAAAACTGCAACAGCAGCCAGTTAGTCCAGAAGAATTGAACAGAGCGAAAACACAACTACAAGCTTCTTTTATACTGGGCAATCAAGATATTACTAGTCAAGCTAGCCAGTTGGGATATAACCAAACTGTTACAGGAGATTATCGTTTTATTGAACAATATTTAGCAGCGATCGCTAAAGTCACTCCAGAACAAGTGCAACGAGTCGCCAAAATTTACCTTGATCCTGCTAAACAAACCATTGGCTTTTTTGAGCCGACCCAACCAGATGGTCAACCAGGAACTTCCAGCGCTGGTTCTGGGCGTACTGTGGAAAATTTCAGCCCTGGTAAACCTGTAGACCCCGCAGAACTTGCTAAATATCTCCCATCCACGACATCAACTACAGATTCCACCAAGCAACCACTTCCAGAACAGTTCACTTTAGCAAATGGCTTGCAAGTTCTCCTACTACCTGACCACAGTGTTCCCACGATTAACCTCAGCGGACAAGTTGACGCGGGAAGTGAATTTGATGGGAATCAAAAAGCAGGATTAGCAAGTTTGACTGCGACCAACTTAATTAACGGAACGCAGACTAAAAATGCTTTAGAACTAGCGAAAACTTTAGAAGACCAGGGATCTAGTCTAGACTTCAGCGCTAGCCGTGAGGGAGTTAACGTTAGTGGTAACAGTCTGTCAGCCAACTTACCAACGTTGGTTCAAACTTTGGCAGATGTGCTGCAAAATGCGACTTTCCCCAAAGAACAGTTAGAACTAAGCCGTCAACGAGCGTTGACAAGTCTACAAGTTCAATTAGATGATCCAAGTGGATTAGGAAGGAAAGTATTCCAGCAAGCAATCTATCCAGAAAATCATCCTTTTCACAGCTTTCCCACAGTTGAAAGCTTAAAGAGTATTACTCGTGACGATTTGCTTGGCTTCTATAAACAACATTACCGACCAGACACCACAACGATCGCCTTAGTTGGTGATTTTAATCCAATTCTGGTGAAAATCTTGCTCAGTAACTCTTTTAGTAATTGGCAAGCTACGGGTAAGCCACCTGTGCTTAACTTACCTAAAGTGCCATTACCAGAAACCTCAACCCGTGTTAATAGAGAAATTCCTGGCAAAGCTGAAGCTGTTACATATATTGGCTACAACGGTATTTCCCGGACAGATCCGCGTTTTTATGCAGCACTGGTACTGAATCAGATTTTAGGTGGCGATACCTTGTCTAGTCGTTTAGGTACGGAGATCCGCGATCGCCTGGGTCTAACTTATGGGATTTATAGTGGCTTTGCAGCCGGAATTAATCCTGGCCCCTTCTTGATTCAGATGCAGACTGCTCCTGGGGATGCCCAAAAAGCGATCGTCAGCACCATTGCATTACTTAAACAGTTGCGAGAACAAGGAGTAACTGAAGCAGAGTTGAACACAGCTAAACGCTCAATTACTAGCAGTTACCCTGTAGAGTTAGCCAGTCCTAGTGATGTATCTAGTATCATCTTGAGTAATGCTGTTTTCGGGCTGCCACGAACGGAAATCCGCAAGTTTCCCGAACGCATTCAAGCAGTTACTATGGCTCAAGTGCAACAAGCAATCAAAGAGTTAATTCAGCCGGATAACTTAGTGATTGTTACCGCTGGGTCTGAAAATACTACTCCTAAGCCTGGATCTTAG
- a CDS encoding bifunctional orotidine-5'-phosphate decarboxylase/orotate phosphoribosyltransferase: MSFFDKLYNNILKNQSLLFVGLDPNPEMMPANYESQDVISSLEKWLQFIITETADFVCAYKPTLGFYEALGITGLELLQKTLAAVPNHIPIILDAKHSDLNTSTIFARTVFNEWRIDAITLSPYTGQDHVAPFLVYPDKAVFILCCTSNPKAEVLQQYPTNESPLYLQVVKESKNWGTPEQVGLEVGTTNPDILALIRAVAPERMILARSIWAEGGNLNDILGAGLNNNGDGLLIPVPQDMLASPKLSEEIQSLRAEINQARTKIIRDASTCSVWLPDVCLLNQHPQHDLILQLYDLGCIMFGEFVQASGAIFPYYIDLRKIISNPQIFNQVLNAYEKILQNLSFDRLAGIPYGSLPTATGLALRLHCPMIFPRKEVKAHGTRRVIEGDFHPGETIVVIDDILISGKSVIEGAEKLQSAGLNIYDIVVFIDHEQGVNKRLLDKGYRGHAVLTISEIIHTLYEAGRINEEQFSAFAEV, translated from the coding sequence ATGAGTTTTTTTGATAAATTATACAATAACATTTTGAAAAATCAAAGCCTACTTTTTGTAGGGCTTGATCCGAATCCAGAGATGATGCCTGCCAATTACGAATCTCAAGATGTCATCTCCAGTTTAGAAAAGTGGTTGCAATTTATTATTACCGAAACTGCTGATTTTGTTTGTGCTTATAAACCAACACTTGGTTTTTATGAAGCATTAGGTATTACAGGTCTAGAACTATTACAAAAAACTTTAGCAGCCGTTCCAAATCATATTCCAATCATTTTAGATGCGAAACATAGTGATTTAAATACTAGTACTATCTTCGCCCGAACTGTATTTAACGAATGGCGTATAGATGCAATTACTCTTAGTCCTTATACAGGACAAGATCACGTCGCACCGTTTTTAGTGTATCCCGACAAAGCGGTATTTATTTTATGTTGTACTTCTAATCCAAAGGCAGAAGTTTTACAACAATATCCTACAAATGAATCTCCTCTTTATTTGCAGGTAGTAAAAGAATCAAAAAATTGGGGAACTCCCGAACAAGTAGGTTTAGAAGTAGGGACTACAAATCCTGATATTTTGGCGCTGATTCGGGCAGTTGCACCTGAACGCATGATCTTAGCGCGTAGTATTTGGGCTGAAGGCGGTAATTTAAACGACATTTTAGGAGCAGGTTTAAATAATAACGGTGATGGTTTATTAATTCCTGTTCCTCAAGATATGTTGGCAAGCCCCAAACTATCTGAGGAAATTCAATCTTTACGGGCAGAAATTAATCAAGCCAGAACCAAAATTATCCGTGATGCTTCTACTTGTTCTGTGTGGTTACCTGATGTTTGTTTGTTAAATCAGCATCCCCAACATGATTTGATTTTGCAACTTTATGACCTTGGTTGCATTATGTTTGGTGAATTTGTGCAAGCGTCAGGAGCTATCTTTCCTTATTATATTGACCTCCGCAAAATAATTTCTAACCCTCAAATTTTTAATCAAGTCCTCAATGCTTATGAAAAGATTTTGCAAAACCTGAGTTTTGACCGATTAGCAGGTATTCCTTATGGTTCTTTACCAACTGCTACTGGTTTAGCTTTGCGTCTTCATTGCCCGATGATTTTTCCTCGAAAAGAGGTCAAAGCACATGGAACGCGCAGGGTAATTGAGGGAGATTTTCATCCCGGTGAAACGATAGTTGTGATTGATGATATTCTCATTAGTGGTAAAAGTGTCATAGAAGGTGCAGAGAAATTACAATCAGCAGGATTAAATATTTACGATATTGTAGTATTTATTGATCATGAACAAGGAGTAAACAAGAGGTTATTAGACAAAGGTTATCGTGGTCATGCAGTTTTGACTATCTCGGAAATTATTCACACTTTGTATGAAGCAGGTAGGATTAATGAGGAGCAGTTTTCAGCTTTTGCAGAGGTATAA
- a CDS encoding prolyl oligopeptidase family serine peptidase: MSNSEKNFTYPLSHKIEQVDNYHGTVVKDPYRWLEDPDSEETKTWVEAENKVTFAYLNEITARERIKQRLTKLWNYEKYGIPFKEGDNYFYFKNDGLQNQNVLYTLKTLDAESRILLDPNKLSADGTIALSGLSISDNGKLLAYGLSSSGSDWQEWKVRDIETGEDLPDHLKWIKFSSASWTHDHQGFFYSRYDEPNEKTKLEDVNYYQKLYYHRLGTDQTDDILIYHRPDEKEWGFSGDVTEDGRYLIISVWLGTDPKNLVFYKDLSNHNSEVVELINQFEANYSFIDYDDSVFYFRTDLDAPRGRVIAIDIQNSAKEMWKEIIPQSAATLESVNILNNQFIADYLQDARSQIKIFDLTGAFVRDVELPGLGSVDGFGGKRDDTETFYGFTSFIIPNTIYRYDMVTGKSEIFRQPKVDFNSDDYETNQIFYRSKDGTEVPMFMTHKKGIKLDGNNPTYLYAYGGFNISITPNFAVSMLVWLEMGGVYAVPNIRGGGEYGEEWHQAGMKQKKQNVFDDFITAAEWLIANKYTKPAKLAIAGGSNGGLLVGACMTQRPDLFGAALPAVGVMDMLRFHKFTIGWAWTSEYGSADHPEEFLTLYAYSPLHNLKSGTAYPATLITTADHDDRVVPAHSFKFAAALQAAHVGDAPVLIRIETKAGHGAGKPTAKIIEEAADKWAFLVRTLDVEV; the protein is encoded by the coding sequence ATGTCTAATTCTGAAAAAAACTTCACCTACCCACTCAGCCATAAGATTGAGCAAGTTGATAATTATCACGGTACTGTAGTTAAAGATCCTTACCGTTGGTTAGAAGATCCTGACTCGGAAGAAACAAAAACCTGGGTTGAAGCAGAAAATAAAGTTACTTTTGCCTACCTAAATGAAATTACTGCCAGGGAGAGAATTAAACAGCGCCTGACCAAACTTTGGAATTATGAAAAATATGGCATCCCATTTAAAGAAGGCGATAATTATTTTTACTTCAAAAATGATGGGCTGCAAAATCAAAATGTCCTCTACACTTTAAAAACTCTTGACGCTGAATCTAGAATTTTACTCGACCCCAATAAACTATCAGCAGATGGCACTATTGCCTTATCAGGATTGTCTATCAGTGATAACGGAAAACTTTTAGCATACGGTTTATCTAGTTCTGGTTCTGACTGGCAAGAATGGAAAGTGCGCGATATTGAAACAGGAGAAGACTTACCAGATCATCTAAAGTGGATTAAATTTTCTAGTGCATCATGGACGCATGATCATCAAGGTTTTTTCTACAGTCGTTATGATGAGCCAAATGAAAAAACTAAATTAGAAGATGTCAACTATTATCAAAAGCTTTACTATCACCGATTAGGTACAGACCAAACTGATGATATTCTAATTTACCATCGTCCTGACGAAAAAGAATGGGGTTTTAGTGGCGATGTTACTGAAGATGGACGCTATCTAATTATTTCCGTTTGGCTGGGAACTGACCCGAAAAATTTAGTTTTTTACAAAGACTTATCTAATCATAATTCTGAAGTTGTAGAACTAATTAATCAATTTGAAGCCAATTATAGTTTTATTGACTACGATGATAGTGTATTTTATTTTCGCACAGATTTAGATGCACCGCGGGGTAGAGTTATTGCGATTGATATTCAAAACTCTGCCAAGGAAATGTGGAAAGAAATTATCCCCCAATCAGCGGCAACTTTAGAAAGTGTCAACATCCTTAACAACCAATTTATTGCTGATTATCTTCAAGATGCTCGTAGCCAAATTAAAATTTTTGATTTAACAGGTGCATTTGTACGTGATGTAGAATTGCCGGGACTTGGTTCAGTTGATGGCTTTGGTGGCAAACGCGATGATACTGAAACTTTTTATGGTTTCACTAGTTTCATCATACCAAATACCATTTATCGCTATGACATGGTAACGGGTAAAAGTGAAATTTTTCGTCAGCCAAAGGTAGATTTTAATTCTGATGATTATGAGACTAATCAAATATTCTACCGTAGTAAAGATGGTACTGAAGTACCCATGTTTATGACTCACAAAAAGGGGATTAAATTAGATGGAAATAATCCTACTTATCTTTATGCCTATGGTGGTTTTAATATTTCAATTACTCCTAATTTTGCTGTGAGTATGTTGGTATGGTTGGAAATGGGCGGTGTTTATGCCGTACCTAATATACGTGGCGGTGGAGAGTATGGTGAAGAATGGCATCAGGCAGGAATGAAGCAGAAAAAACAAAATGTATTTGATGACTTTATCACTGCTGCTGAGTGGCTAATTGCTAATAAGTATACAAAACCTGCAAAACTAGCGATCGCAGGTGGTAGTAACGGTGGCTTATTAGTGGGTGCTTGCATGACTCAGCGTCCTGATTTATTTGGTGCAGCTTTACCAGCTGTAGGTGTCATGGATATGTTACGGTTTCATAAATTTACCATCGGCTGGGCTTGGACTTCCGAATATGGTTCAGCAGATCATCCAGAAGAGTTTCTAACGTTGTATGCATATTCGCCATTACACAACCTCAAATCAGGTACAGCTTATCCAGCAACATTAATTACTACAGCCGATCATGACGATCGCGTTGTCCCTGCTCACAGTTTCAAATTTGCCGCTGCATTGCAAGCTGCTCATGTAGGTGATGCACCAGTGTTAATTAGAATTGAGACAAAGGCGGGACATGGTGCAGGTAAACCTACTGCTAAGATTATCGAGGAAGCCGCAGATAAGTGGGCTTTTTTGGTGCGTACTTTAGATGTTGAAGTTTAG
- a CDS encoding NAD-dependent epimerase/dehydratase family protein encodes MKVLVTGNEGMIGSVVEKVLRADGCEVIGFDIASGHNILNPNEIRSALVGCDAVVHLAALLGSAEETPDEIMAVNLQGTWHILSAAAEAQLKRIVFFSSVDALGIFKGERKPDYLPLDDNHPCYPATPYAISKRLGEEMCRYFTNSTGISTICLRPPGVFNQETYDFIISNRRANPDFEWNPFWEYGAFLDVQDAAEAARCALHCSHPGHVTLLLCAPDISSAHRTSLELVQFLLPEVDWRGGYEYEIEPYKALINTQLAKEVIGWIPRHRWRT; translated from the coding sequence ATGAAGGTATTAGTGACAGGCAATGAAGGAATGATTGGTTCGGTTGTAGAAAAAGTTTTGCGTGCCGACGGATGTGAAGTGATTGGCTTTGACATTGCAAGTGGTCATAATATTCTTAATCCTAACGAAATCCGTTCTGCACTTGTTGGTTGCGATGCAGTAGTTCATCTAGCAGCCCTCCTTGGAAGCGCAGAAGAAACACCGGATGAAATCATGGCAGTTAATCTTCAAGGCACTTGGCACATTCTCAGTGCGGCAGCAGAGGCACAACTTAAACGTATTGTTTTCTTCAGTAGTGTTGATGCCTTGGGAATCTTCAAAGGTGAGAGAAAACCTGATTATCTTCCCTTGGATGACAATCATCCTTGTTATCCAGCGACTCCTTATGCTATTTCCAAGCGGCTGGGTGAAGAAATGTGCCGATATTTTACTAATAGCACAGGTATATCAACTATTTGTCTACGACCACCGGGTGTATTTAATCAAGAAACTTACGATTTCATTATTTCCAATCGCCGAGCCAATCCCGATTTTGAGTGGAATCCATTTTGGGAATACGGCGCTTTTCTGGATGTTCAAGACGCAGCTGAAGCTGCACGGTGCGCCTTACACTGTTCCCATCCCGGCCATGTAACCTTGTTGTTGTGCGCTCCTGATATTTCCTCGGCGCATCGAACAAGTCTTGAATTGGTTCAATTTCTACTGCCGGAAGTGGATTGGCGCGGTGGTTACGAGTATGAAATAGAACCTTACAAAGCTCTGATTAACACTCAACTTGCCAAAGAAGTCATAGGCTGGATTCCGCGTCACAGATGGCGGACATAA
- a CDS encoding UPF0175 family protein: MSVIIPDEILRASNMTEDELKLEIAILLYQQGKISSGKVRAWTGITVLDFQHELAKRGLYINYDTEDFQSDVQTLQSMGLL, encoded by the coding sequence ATGAGTGTCATAATTCCTGATGAAATCCTCCGAGCATCAAACATGACTGAGGATGAACTGAAATTAGAAATTGCCATCTTGCTTTATCAGCAAGGTAAAATTAGCAGTGGCAAAGTTCGAGCCTGGACAGGAATTACAGTACTTGACTTCCAGCATGAACTAGCTAAACGCGGTTTATACATCAACTATGATACAGAGGACTTCCAATCTGATGTGCAGACACTGCAATCAATGGGTTTGCTGTGA